Proteins encoded within one genomic window of Tidjanibacter massiliensis:
- a CDS encoding efflux RND transporter permease subunit: MKDLGNWALDNRKLIYFLVAVLTIGGVFAYYDMSKLEDPEIKVKQAAVVTVYPGASAHQVELEVTDVLEKSIRSMKDIGEVTSRSMNDMSLINVSLSTLVTNEETEQCWDILRRKVADVQAELPEGASVSVVMDDFGDVFGMFYAMTFDGYTDAEAARYAELVKKEVMKIEGISKVNIYGQRPECIYIELYEDKLANLGVHPAEVLATLNGQNKTVYSGYYESGGSRLRVTVNDRYRTTEDIGSLLLQGHEDDQLRLRDIASVTEGYENPVRNELRYDGRRALGISISALSGTDITKIGRQVERTLERLENERMPAGMEIHEVFFQPEKVEAALDSFLINLVESVLIVVVLLMFAMGFRSGVILGFNLLVTVLGSLMILNVFDGSLQRVSLASFVLAMGMLVDNAIVILDGIQVDMQRGIERRTALTGIGRKTAMPLLGATLIAILAFFPIFLSPDTAGIYVRDLFIVLAVSLLLSWILALTLVPILADKRLKVKGNREGDPYGNRYYRALRSVLNWVLSHRIVSLCVGFGLVAVSLLCFRTLPQGFFPDMDYDQLYIEYKLPEGTNSTQVGEDLHAIENYLLGRSEITHVTTSIGGTPSRYNLVRSIADPSLAYGELIVDYTSPEALTASFDEIQTYLNANYPDAYVRLKRYNLMYKKFPIEVEFSGPDPAVLRDLTAQAAAIMEESPSLQMVTSDWELKVPVLIVDYNQPVARNIGLSRQDIGLSLMSATDGIPTGTFYEGTESKTIYMRCVDRDGNPIESLEHTPVFGLMPATAGLDRQTVGGLLTGTLSEEEVLASLLSTVPLSQAVNGVHVEWEEPVVIRRNGERAMRAQCIPVPGAAVENARASIAEQIASIELPEGYDMKWEGEKSASNESMKYLFKYYPLAVILMIAILIALFKDYRKPAIIVLCLPLLFIGVIFGMMLSGKTFGFVAIVATLGLVGMLIKNGIVLMDEITLQINAGKEPVDALMESSASRFRPVMLASLTTILGMIPLLGDSLFGPAAVVIMGGLLVGTLITLLFIPVLYALFYRIRIK; the protein is encoded by the coding sequence ATGAAAGATTTAGGAAACTGGGCGCTCGACAACAGGAAGCTGATATACTTCCTCGTCGCCGTACTGACGATAGGCGGCGTCTTCGCCTATTACGACATGAGCAAGCTCGAAGACCCCGAAATCAAGGTGAAACAGGCCGCCGTGGTCACGGTCTATCCGGGAGCCTCCGCCCATCAGGTGGAACTCGAAGTGACGGATGTGCTGGAGAAGAGCATCCGGTCGATGAAGGACATCGGCGAAGTGACGAGCCGCTCGATGAACGACATGTCCCTGATAAACGTATCGCTCTCCACACTCGTCACGAACGAAGAGACGGAACAGTGCTGGGACATTCTCCGCCGCAAAGTGGCCGACGTACAGGCGGAGCTGCCCGAAGGAGCCTCCGTATCCGTGGTAATGGACGATTTCGGCGACGTATTCGGCATGTTCTACGCCATGACCTTCGACGGCTATACCGACGCAGAGGCCGCACGGTACGCCGAACTCGTGAAAAAGGAGGTAATGAAAATCGAAGGCATCTCGAAGGTGAACATCTACGGCCAGCGGCCGGAGTGCATCTACATAGAGCTCTACGAAGACAAACTCGCCAACCTCGGGGTACATCCGGCAGAGGTCCTCGCCACCCTGAACGGACAGAACAAAACCGTGTACTCCGGATACTACGAAAGCGGCGGTTCCCGGCTGCGCGTAACCGTGAACGACCGTTACCGCACGACGGAGGACATCGGCAGCCTGCTGCTGCAGGGACATGAGGACGACCAGCTGCGGCTCCGCGACATCGCCTCCGTTACCGAAGGGTATGAAAATCCTGTCCGCAACGAGCTGCGGTACGACGGCCGGAGGGCACTGGGCATCTCCATCTCCGCGCTGAGCGGTACGGATATCACCAAAATAGGACGCCAGGTCGAACGGACGCTGGAACGGCTCGAAAACGAACGCATGCCGGCCGGTATGGAGATACACGAAGTATTCTTCCAGCCGGAAAAGGTAGAGGCGGCACTCGATTCGTTCCTGATAAACCTCGTCGAATCCGTCCTCATCGTGGTCGTACTCCTCATGTTCGCCATGGGATTCCGCAGCGGTGTCATCCTCGGGTTCAACCTGCTCGTCACGGTACTCGGCTCGCTGATGATACTGAACGTCTTCGACGGCTCGCTGCAGCGCGTATCGCTGGCATCGTTCGTACTCGCCATGGGAATGCTGGTGGACAATGCCATCGTGATACTGGACGGCATTCAGGTGGATATGCAGCGCGGCATCGAACGCCGCACGGCCCTGACCGGTATCGGCCGGAAAACGGCCATGCCCCTGCTGGGCGCCACCCTCATCGCCATCCTCGCCTTCTTTCCCATCTTCCTGTCGCCCGATACGGCAGGCATCTATGTACGCGACCTGTTCATCGTGCTGGCCGTGTCGCTGCTGCTGAGCTGGATACTGGCGCTCACGCTCGTCCCGATACTCGCCGACAAAAGACTGAAGGTGAAAGGGAACAGGGAAGGAGACCCCTACGGAAACCGTTACTACCGGGCACTGCGCAGCGTACTGAACTGGGTGCTGTCTCACCGCATCGTCTCGCTCTGCGTAGGGTTCGGTCTGGTCGCCGTCAGCCTGCTCTGTTTCCGCACCCTGCCGCAGGGTTTCTTTCCGGATATGGATTACGACCAGCTCTATATAGAGTACAAACTGCCGGAAGGGACCAACAGCACACAGGTCGGGGAAGACCTGCACGCCATAGAGAATTATCTGCTGGGACGCAGCGAAATCACCCACGTCACGACCTCGATAGGCGGCACGCCCAGCCGGTACAACCTCGTGCGGAGCATCGCCGACCCGTCGCTGGCCTATGGAGAACTGATAGTGGACTACACCTCGCCCGAGGCACTGACGGCCTCTTTCGACGAAATACAGACGTACCTCAACGCCAACTATCCGGACGCCTACGTGCGGTTGAAACGCTACAACCTGATGTACAAGAAATTCCCGATTGAAGTGGAATTCAGCGGTCCCGACCCGGCCGTCCTGCGCGACCTGACGGCCCAGGCCGCCGCCATCATGGAGGAGAGCCCCTCGCTTCAGATGGTGACAAGCGACTGGGAGCTCAAGGTACCGGTACTCATCGTCGATTACAACCAGCCCGTAGCCCGGAATATCGGCCTCAGCCGGCAGGACATCGGTCTCTCGCTGATGAGCGCGACAGACGGCATCCCGACGGGAACATTCTATGAAGGGACGGAGAGCAAGACCATTTACATGCGCTGCGTGGACCGCGACGGGAATCCCATCGAATCGCTCGAACACACGCCCGTATTCGGACTCATGCCTGCGACCGCGGGTCTCGACCGCCAGACGGTCGGGGGATTGCTGACAGGCACCCTGTCCGAGGAGGAGGTGCTCGCCTCCCTGCTCAGTACCGTTCCCCTCAGCCAGGCGGTCAACGGCGTACACGTGGAGTGGGAAGAACCCGTAGTCATCCGCCGGAACGGGGAACGGGCCATGCGGGCGCAGTGTATCCCCGTACCGGGCGCAGCCGTCGAGAACGCCCGCGCCTCCATAGCGGAACAGATAGCATCCATCGAACTGCCCGAAGGGTACGACATGAAGTGGGAAGGCGAAAAGAGCGCCAGCAACGAATCCATGAAATACCTGTTCAAATACTATCCGCTGGCCGTCATCCTGATGATTGCGATACTCATCGCCCTGTTCAAGGATTACCGGAAACCGGCCATCATCGTCCTGTGTCTGCCGCTGCTCTTCATCGGCGTGATTTTCGGCATGATGCTCTCGGGCAAAACGTTCGGATTCGTGGCCATCGTCGCTACGCTGGGACTGGTCGGCATGCTCATCAAGAACGGCATCGTTCTGATGGATGAAATCACGCTTCAGATAAACGCCGGCAAGGAGCCCGTCGATGCCCTGATGGAGAGTTCGGCGAGCCGTTTCCGTCCCGTCATGCTGGCATCGCTCACGACCATCCTCGGCATGATACCCCTCTTGGGCGACTCGCTGTTCGGCCCGGCGGCGGTCGTCATCATGGGCGGTCTGCTGGTCGGAACACTCATTACGCTGCTCTTCATTCCCGTGCTCTACGCACTGTTCTACCGCATCCGGATAAAATAG
- a CDS encoding efflux RND transporter periplasmic adaptor subunit, whose amino-acid sequence MKDVKQCTVLLLMLPVLLTGCRHGSLPKEVVRTVKLTEATGCEGERSISFPGKLKASSEANLAFRISGPIAEIPVTVGQQIRKGETVARMDSRDYALQLTATEAEYKQVKAEAERVIRLYEKQSVSENDYDKAVSGLQQITAKYNAHRNALADTRLTAPFDGYVQKIHYDAGETVAAGMPVVSLISSSAPEVEINIPASEFIRSDEFETYRCSSEIYPDREFPLELVSISRKANLNQLYTARLRFLPTGPDTPLTPGMSVMVTIGLRSGTTGAVKIPLSAMLEHDGTPAVWVYNPADSTVALRKIRPSAISRDGILTVTGGLHAGEQVVSAGVHALKENDKVKPLPAATSTNVGGLL is encoded by the coding sequence ATGAAAGATGTGAAACAATGCACCGTCCTGCTACTGATGCTGCCGGTTCTGCTGACCGGATGCAGGCACGGAAGCCTCCCCAAAGAGGTTGTCAGAACCGTCAAACTGACCGAAGCGACCGGATGCGAAGGGGAAAGAAGCATCAGTTTTCCAGGCAAACTGAAGGCATCGTCCGAGGCGAACCTCGCTTTCCGTATCAGCGGGCCGATTGCGGAGATTCCCGTCACCGTCGGACAGCAGATACGCAAAGGAGAAACGGTCGCCCGGATGGATTCGCGCGACTATGCCCTGCAACTGACGGCTACCGAAGCGGAATACAAACAGGTAAAGGCCGAAGCCGAACGCGTCATCCGGCTCTACGAAAAACAGAGCGTATCGGAAAACGACTACGACAAGGCCGTATCAGGCCTCCAGCAGATAACGGCGAAGTACAATGCGCACCGCAATGCCCTCGCCGACACGCGCCTCACGGCACCGTTCGACGGTTACGTACAGAAAATCCACTACGATGCCGGGGAGACCGTCGCGGCCGGCATGCCCGTGGTGTCGTTGATTAGCTCCTCCGCGCCGGAGGTCGAGATAAACATTCCGGCCAGCGAATTCATCCGCAGCGACGAGTTCGAAACCTACCGCTGCAGTTCGGAAATATATCCCGACCGGGAGTTCCCGCTAGAGCTCGTCTCCATCAGCCGGAAAGCGAACCTGAACCAGCTCTACACCGCGAGACTCCGTTTCCTGCCGACCGGTCCCGACACGCCGCTGACTCCGGGTATGTCGGTCATGGTGACCATCGGGCTCAGGAGCGGCACGACGGGAGCGGTGAAAATTCCGCTGTCGGCCATGTTGGAGCACGACGGCACACCGGCCGTGTGGGTCTACAACCCCGCAGACAGCACCGTGGCACTCCGTAAGATAAGACCGTCGGCCATATCGCGGGACGGCATACTGACAGTAACCGGGGGACTGCACGCCGGGGAACAGGTGGTGAGTGCCGGAGTACACGCCCTAAAAGAGAACGACAAGGTCAAGCCGTTGCCGGCCGCAACCTCAACGAACGTGGGAGGTCTGCTATGA